One Methanobrevibacter sp. TMH8 DNA segment encodes these proteins:
- the comB gene encoding 2-phosphosulfolactate phosphatase: MKITLSLEKTTSKDISIMVDAFRASTSITIAMDKFNEVIPAFTPEAAEKIAKKRNAILAGERMGAKIKGFDIGNSPVDIKNIDNDSNNLVLTTSNGTRILEMMDSTVLIGSFINAKAVAETSLEMAKNNNFSHVDIVMAGWKGNFAIEDFLASGEIIYYIQKKLKETNDKEFDFDISEYAQSAILASRDYDAVKNVIYNTKSSKRLIKLGYEKDIEFSLQKNISENVAIYENGVLKLVK, translated from the coding sequence ATGAAAATAACATTAAGTCTGGAAAAAACAACATCAAAAGATATTTCAATTATGGTGGATGCTTTTAGAGCAAGTACAAGTATTACTATAGCTATGGACAAATTTAATGAAGTAATACCTGCTTTTACACCAGAAGCAGCAGAAAAAATAGCTAAAAAGAGAAATGCTATTCTTGCAGGAGAACGTATGGGAGCCAAAATAAAAGGTTTCGATATAGGGAATTCTCCAGTAGATATAAAAAATATCGACAATGACTCTAATAATTTAGTTTTAACAACCAGTAATGGAACAAGAATATTAGAAATGATGGATTCAACTGTACTTATAGGTTCTTTTATAAATGCAAAAGCTGTAGCTGAAACTAGCTTGGAAATGGCAAAAAATAATAATTTCTCCCATGTCGATATTGTAATGGCAGGATGGAAAGGAAATTTCGCAATAGAAGATTTTTTAGCTAGTGGTGAAATAATATATTATATTCAAAAAAAATTAAAAGAAACAAATGATAAAGAATTTGATTTTGATATTAGTGAGTATGCTCAAAGTGCCATCTTAGCTAGTAGAGATTATGATGCAGTTAAAAATGTAATTTATAATACAAAATCTTCTAAAAGATTAATTAAATTAGGATATGAAAAAGATATTGAATTTTCACTCCAAAAAAATATTTCTGAAAATGTAGCTATTTATGAAAATGGAGTTTTAAAATTAGTCAAATAA
- a CDS encoding TraB/GumN family protein produces MKRECLKIIGTAHVSQNSVEEVKDAIYGQEPEVVAIELDRGRFERLMKEQAGIEEDDEISVSNIIKENKVGLFVASGILTYIQSRIGEDLDVKPGSEMIGAIEAANDIGAKIALIDRDINITLQRALNEMSAWEKLKFVFSAIGSLFASDDDLKDIEELKEQDTLDEIMEYFKEASPNAYKVLVKERDAYLAKSILDIEEDHVIAVVGAGHKEGITKYLDNPEEIPSIEALTSTEKKRKIPWLKIILAAIPISFVVIFFLAFINGIDIEGNLIEFVLIGGGAAFIGSILSGSKIQSAVVGFVVAPLTIIHPLLAAGWFSGLTEAKYRKVRRRDISNLSKVHSLRDLWNNNIFRILLVVIGTNLGVSVATLIILPSRVFIPLFLKIFGM; encoded by the coding sequence ATGAAAAGAGAATGTTTAAAAATCATAGGAACCGCTCATGTTTCTCAAAATAGTGTTGAAGAAGTTAAAGATGCTATTTATGGGCAAGAACCTGAAGTTGTAGCTATTGAGCTTGACAGAGGTAGGTTTGAGCGTCTTATGAAAGAGCAGGCAGGTATTGAAGAAGATGATGAAATATCTGTTTCAAATATTATTAAAGAAAACAAAGTGGGACTATTTGTAGCTAGTGGAATCTTAACATATATCCAAAGTAGGATTGGAGAAGATTTAGATGTTAAACCAGGTTCTGAAATGATTGGAGCTATTGAAGCAGCTAATGACATAGGTGCTAAAATTGCATTAATCGACAGAGATATCAATATAACACTTCAAAGAGCTTTAAATGAAATGTCAGCTTGGGAAAAGCTGAAATTCGTCTTTAGTGCAATAGGTTCTTTATTTGCAAGTGATGATGATCTTAAAGATATTGAGGAATTAAAAGAGCAAGATACTTTAGATGAAATAATGGAGTACTTTAAAGAAGCTTCACCTAATGCATATAAAGTTCTTGTTAAAGAAAGAGATGCATATTTAGCTAAAAGCATATTAGATATTGAAGAAGATCATGTTATAGCAGTAGTTGGAGCAGGTCATAAAGAAGGAATAACTAAATATCTTGATAATCCTGAAGAAATTCCTTCAATTGAAGCACTGACAAGTACTGAGAAAAAAAGAAAAATTCCTTGGCTTAAAATCATTTTAGCAGCTATTCCAATATCATTTGTGGTGATATTTTTTCTGGCTTTTATAAATGGTATTGATATTGAAGGAAATCTTATTGAATTCGTTTTGATAGGAGGAGGAGCTGCTTTTATAGGTTCTATCCTGTCTGGGTCAAAAATACAGTCAGCAGTGGTTGGCTTTGTTGTTGCACCTCTTACCATAATACATCCTCTTCTTGCTGCAGGATGGTTTTCTGGATTAACTGAAGCTAAATATAGGAAAGTCAGAAGAAGAGACATATCTAATTTAAGTAAAGTTCATAGTCTCAGAGATTTATGGAATAATAACATATTCAGAATACTTCTAGTTGTTATTGGAACAAATTTAGGAGTTAGTGTAGCTACTTTAATAATATTACCATCTAGAGTCTTTATTCCATTATTTTTAAAAATATTTGGAATGTGA
- a CDS encoding DUF1922 domain-containing protein — protein sequence MYFIFRCDCGRVLYAKEGIATRKCVCGKSLKMKERRIFRKVETAEDASEAVREMQEEIHGGTTFKKASEIPKRKGF from the coding sequence ATGTATTTTATTTTCCGTTGCGACTGTGGTAGAGTTTTATATGCTAAAGAAGGCATAGCTACTAGAAAATGTGTTTGTGGAAAATCTCTTAAAATGAAAGAAAGAAGGATTTTCAGAAAAGTAGAAACTGCAGAAGATGCATCAGAAGCTGTAAGAGAGATGCAAGAAGAAATACATGGTGGAACTACTTTCAAAAAAGCAAGCGAAATTCCAAAAAGAAAAGGATTTTAA